Below is a genomic region from Fulvia fulva chromosome 5, complete sequence.
TGACACCCATTGTCGTTCGACTTGCTAGCACATCGAGAAGCGTGGTCTTGCCAGCGCCGGACACGCCCTTGAAAGTGTCAGTGTCATCACGTTATCAACATTCAAGACAACATACCATAAGAGCAGTGAGAGTTCCAGGTTTAATCCATCCATCAACACTATCCAAGATCTGCCGCGTCTCGCCCTTGATCTGGACTTCATAGTTGACATTCTCCCAATGGAAGATTGACACTTGTTTTTGGACATCCTCCGTGGAGTTGTCGTTACTTTCAGATGGCTTCTCGAGTTTTTGGCAAGAGGTGCTACCGGCCTCTTCGTCTGCACGATGCCGAACACCTCTCTTCCGCATCTTCGATCGACGAAAGACGAGAACCTCGCCCTTCGAAGCTTCTGAAGCTACCAGCTCGCTCATGACCAGGTGAGCAATGAATAATCCAATCGCGAAGGCAACGATGATGGCAAAGTCCCTCCATCGGTTGCCCCATTCGTATCCGTAGGCAGTCTCGACGAAAGCAGTGCCGCTCACGGAGGTAGCGCCAGCCACAGCGCCTTGTACCGCGCAGGCTCGTTGTAGTGGTTCGATTTCCTCGTAACCATTCCCTGTGGGGACGAAAGCAGCGCAGGGAAACTGTCTATTGTGAAACTCGTTGACCATGACAGCTTCAAATCCATAGGATACTGGATTAAGCCATCTGAACCAGCTTGCCCATCTGCCACCATGTTAGCGCTGTATGACGTCCAAGACCTCGAGAGACGTACCCTCTCATATATTGCACCGGAATCGCAAAGCCCGTATACATGACGAGCAGGAGCAAGATGATTGCGGACGGCGCGAGAGCTTGCGCTAGCGTCTTGGTCATGGAAGCGAAGAGTCGAAAGAACATAGACATGGCCATCGTCATGCTGAATGCGATCAGCAAGAAAAAGAAGAAGGGGCCTGGTTCGCGTCGCAGGTTTGCCATGAAGTAAAGCGTAGAGTTCACAATTACAGCATTTGTGAGCTTGTAAGGCATATCCATGATCATCGAAGCCAACGCTTCCGCGCTTGGATGATACAGCGCGTACCGGTTGTGCTATGAGAAGACGTTAGCATTTGGTCGTAGTTCATCAGATGCTCGCATGGCATGGTCACCTTCTCAACGATCTTCCGCTTAGCATACAGTGACATGATCTCAAGTAGGGATCCAAAGGCATTGAGCAGAACCTGTACTTGTGTTAGTGACTTCTCCGTTCAAGATTCGGGTTGTTACTTACGATCATGAACAACACAGCACCACGACTGAAGAAAGACGACGTCGTTTGCGGCAGGTTATAAAAGATGCTGGCGACAATCAGAGCCTCGCAGAAATTGATGAACAGCATAGCGAGCGGAACACTTGGGTCGCCTTTCAATCTCTGCAGCTCTCTCCACATGCAAATCTGTGTCTGTCTCCAGTACGAAAGCGTGTATGGCGAACTCTGCCGTTGCTTAGTCGACTTCTCGAGAGTCCTCGACAGAGCGAAGCTGTCCTTGTGGGAACCGTTCAAAGGGTACTGCTTGTTGTATTCCTCGATTTGGGCCAATAGAATCTGTCTCTGAGTACTTTCCTTCCATATTCGCGCGAACTCGTCTGCAGTCCGCGGTGTCTTATTCTCGTACCCTTGACGAATTCTGCGCTCAGATGCCGAAGTCATGGATGTCAAGAAGTCTGGCGTCGTTTGCGATTCTAAACAAATGAAGCCAAGGTTCTGGAAATAGTCACGCGCATCTTGTGCCGGTCCAAAGTAGATTTGCTGGCCTTCGTATAGCACGGTGACCTTGTCAAAGGCATCGTAGGCGGCTTGCGGTGCTTGATAGATGGCAACATAGCTGGAGGTGTTGAAGACGTCGCACTGGGTTCTGAGCGTTCTGCAGAATTCCACTGCGTTTGCTGAGTCTAAGCCTCGAGTTGCGTTATCCCAGCACTGGACTGGGGCAAAGCTCAGAGCAGCCTCGGCAATTGTGACTCTCTTACGCTCTCCGCCACTCACACCTCGCACGAAATCGTCGCCAACGCGTGTATTGACAGTGTGGCTTATTCCAAACATGGCCATTACCACATCGCGGAGGTGCTCGGCATAGCGAGCGCGAGTGACTCCGTGTGGAAGTTGCCGAGGTGCACGAGCCAACGCAGCAAAGTAGAGAGTCGTACCAACACTGAGTTGTGGGTAGTGTGCGTCCACTTCTGCAGTGTAGACCGCTTCGCCTTTGAATGCCGTTTTCATGTCCTTTGGGGTCATCCCTTGGTAGTTCAGTGACGATTCGGGATTGACCTGGAAGCCGAAGGTCTCGCCAGCGATGGTCTTGAGCAATGTAGAGCAGCCCGAACCAGGAGGACCAAGGACGCAAAGCTGCTCGCCGGGGAGAACAAGGCCATCGATACCGCGCAGGATGTTGATCTTCTCGAAGCCGCGGCCAAAGATCGATGGTAGTTTCAATATATGGTTGCCGACAGTAGGCTGAAAGTCGGTCGGAGATCCGCTGCCCCAGACATCGAGGCCTTTGAAAGCAACACCTGCTACACGATGGATGGATCCTTGGTCGCCGTAGCGGAGGTTATAGAAAGACTTGGCCCAATCTCGCGCTCTGAACTTTTCACTTCTTGGGTCCAGAGAGCTGTCCTCTGCTTGAAAGGGAGATGGATAGGCCTCGGACTGAGAAGTGAATCTTCGAACCAATTCACAAATCGCACGATCTCGATCCACTTCCTGGTCAGGTTGAACCTTATCGTTCAACTCAGAATCTGAGCTCGACGCAGTCTCCTGGTGTCCGATACGTTCTTGATCGATACTTCTCGTGCGTCCGAGAAGTCCCATTGCTCCAGACATGTCGATGCTAGATTGCGCCCTGCAAAACACAGACTGACGACCAGACGATGCTGGCTGTCCTTCTGCAATGGCTTCTGGAATTGTCGTTGACCAAGGAGAAGCGTGGTTGCCGCGATGTTCCTGGGGTCTGGTGGCTGTGACAGAGCGAGCACCTCATTCACGAGAGGTGGAAAGCGTATAAGTCCCACATAACGAAACCCCATCGTCGTATTTGTTGTTTGTACTCGACCAAGGCGCGGGGCCCGCGGACGCCGAAGCATCAGTCCCTGCCGAGATGCCAAGCTTTGCGATCACAGATACGGAGTTCGGCGGAATTCAGGATAGGAGAACAGTGCCCGGCTCTCGTTGTTGCGAGACCAGAGCCTCGCCCACGGGTTCCTGGCATGATGGCTCCATTGCGATTGAGCGATATTCAAAAGGCTCGGTTCGTGGCGAAGAGGCAGCACCGATTAGAAGCGGGTGGGCAGAGATCAGACGGTTTCATAGTGTTCACGACTTGGCCAGTATCAGAGCAGTAATTGCTGCATGGGACTGAGAGTGGTCACGGTGGGATGCAGCCATTCGACCCCGTAGCGACGACGCGATGGGAACGTGTGACAGTTGATCCAGGTATTCCGTCGTGGCAGCCATGTGTAGTCGTCTCTCTTGCTCTCATATGTAAGCCATAACGCTTCATGCTGCTGTCTCGGGGCGTCCCAGCCTTGTGATGTTGATGCGGGAAAGAGAGCATCACGTGTGTTGTGTTGACAAGAAGTCTGATCTCAGCAATTCAGACGCTTTGGGCTTGGGTCAGACTTCAGGCGAACAAGGTCCTGGACCCTCAAGTTCCAATTGCAACTGAATCTTGCAAAACACCATCATCCACATCCTTCATCGTCTCATCGACTCCGACATCGTTCAAGACTTCACAGCCTACTCCTTACCGCCTGACAGACGTGGATCCTGCATCTGCCCCCGTCGCGCTGTGATGAGATATGAGCCGGTGCGGCGTCCGCCGTCTGGAACCCGCGGACTGCGAGATGCGAGACTTGCGACCCGCCTCGTTTAGGTTCTGGTGATGTGGTACGAGGCAAACGATGACTTACGGCATGAGAACATGCGGCAGGCCAAGCAGGCAGTGCCATATTCTAACAAGCATAAATTCGTTTGTCCCAGCGAAACGCTATGACGTTCACGAAGGCAGTCAGGAGCTCATCATGGCTCATCATGGCTATTATGGCTCATCATAGCTCATCATGGCTCCTCGCAGCTCTCACGACACCACTCGGAACGGCATGCAACGCCTCAGCCTCAAATTGCCAGGAAGCATTGCAGTCTACTCGTAATCGACATGGAGAGAGGCACTCTATTCTATGCCTACCATCAGGCATCTTCATGACGCGAATGCGCTTCCAAGCCAGCCAGAACAGCCATTTCTAACAGTCGTCGCCATGTACAGATTCTGTGCCGCTGATGGAGCTCGATCCGTTGGTCCGGTGCTGGTAAACCACCGCTTCGCGCGCTGTGACTATGCTGTTGACGAGTATACGTATGCAGCCATCTGGACCGCCGAAGTCACACACCTCCAGCTGTGCTACCTACTTACTTGGGTCTCCGCTCACGCTTTCGAGGTGCGTGTGGTATTCATCTTACGAGGCTCGTTGACTTAAACACAAGATGAATGTCGCTTTGGCAGAACGGCCATTCTTTCCCATCACACCAGTTCTTCCGACAAGATGTTTGCCCTTTTTGGCATGTTTCTACTGGCTGGTGCAGTAGAGTTTGTGCATAGCGCCCAGGAACCTAACAATACCAGTCAGTCTAGCTCCTCTCCTCATGCATATCCTCAGACCAAAGAGCACAGCTGCTGCCAGCTTCTTGCGAACGACTTCGCTCCGCATCTATCGTACTCGGGCGATGCAACATACGAGCAATTCTTGAACGGGTACTGGTCAGAGGCGAGTAAGCTTCAGCCAGACTGCATTTTCACCGCAACAGTGGGCCAAGATGTAGCTCTTGCAATCGGTCTCCTCAGCAAGTCCCAATGCAAGTTTGCCGTCCGTGGAGGAGGCCACACTGGCTGGTCAGGCGCTGCAAACACCGACACTGGTATCACCTTCGACCTCTCCCAGCTAAACGAGACAATCGTGGCATCTGATAGAACATCTGTCGCCATCGGTGCTGGAGCTCGCTGGGATGACGTATACGACAAACTGGATGCCTTGTGTCTCCACGTCGCTGGCGGCCGTTACCCTACCGTGGGCGTATCGGGGTTCATTCTTGGTGGAGGATTCAGCTTCTTCTCTCAACGCTATGGCTGGGGTTGTGACACTGTGATTTCCTTTGAGCTGGTAATGGCCGATGGAACATTGGAAACGATATCGGCCTCTAACAAGCCTGACCTGTTCCGTGCTTTGAAGGGTGGAAGCAACAATTTTGGCATTGTTACAGCTTTTCATTTGAAAGTGTTCCCAGGTGGGGATTTCCTCCAGGGGGTTGTGACTTACGACGCCGATCACGTCACCAGTGTTCTGACTGCTTTCGCGGAAACGGCGAGCACTCCAATCGAGCAATATGACCCATACTCAGTATACCTGCTCCTATTCAGCTGGCAGAAGCAGGCAGACGACAGTGTAACAAGAAGCATATCAAACTGGCTCATTCATACCAAAGTATCAACAAGCAACACCACGACCAACACCATCCCACCCTTCCTCTCCAAACTCGCGCACGCCGCTCCACAGCTAAGTACGCCCCCTCATCCAAACACACCTACCCCTCACAACACCACTAACCCCACATCCCTAGACAACACCCTCGCCATCCAACCCCTCCACACCTTCCTCTCCAGCGTCGCCAGTCAAGACAATCCCTTATCCCCCGTCGCGTCCTCATCAATATGAACTTCCGCGTCAACAAAGACCCAACCTTTATGCTTGCACTCCTCGACATCTTCGACGAAGCGATGACTTACCTCTTTCACCAGATCCCTCACTTCTCCGGCCTTATGGCCTTCCAACCTCTTCATCCCATCATGACGTCTCGCTCCGCTGCCACGGGTGGGAACGTCCTCGGTATTGGACCTGAGGATGGATACGTCGTGAATGCGGACCCGAATATGCAGTGGGCGGGGGCGGAAAATGATGTTTTGGTCAA
It encodes:
- a CDS encoding ABC multidrug transporter F; the protein is MSGAMGLLGRTRSIDQERIGHQETASSSDSELNDKVQPDQEVDRDRAICELVRRFTSQSEAYPSPFQAEDSSLDPRSEKFRARDWAKSFYNLRYGDQGSIHRVAGVAFKGLDVWGSGSPTDFQPTVGNHILKLPSIFGRGFEKINILRGIDGLVLPGEQLCVLGPPGSGCSTLLKTIAGETFGFQVNPESSLNYQGMTPKDMKTAFKGEAVYTAEVDAHYPQLSVGTTLYFAALARAPRQLPHGVTRARYAEHLRDVVMAMFGISHTVNTRVGDDFVRGVSGGERKRVTIAEAALSFAPVQCWDNATRGLDSANAVEFCRTLRTQCDVFNTSSYVAIYQAPQAAYDAFDKVTVLYEGQQIYFGPAQDARDYFQNLGFICLESQTTPDFLTSMTSASERRIRQGYENKTPRTADEFARIWKESTQRQILLAQIEEYNKQYPLNGSHKDSFALSRTLEKSTKQRQSSPYTLSYWRQTQICMWRELQRLKGDPSVPLAMLFINFCEALIVASIFYNLPQTTSSFFSRGAVLFMIVLLNAFGSLLEIMSLYAKRKIVEKHNRYALYHPSAEALASMIMDMPYKLTNAVIVNSTLYFMANLRREPGPFFFFLLIAFSMTMAMSMFFRLFASMTKTLAQALAPSAIILLLLVMYTGFAIPVQYMRGWASWFRWLNPVSYGFEAVMVNEFHNRQFPCAAFVPTGNGYEEIEPLQRACAVQGAVAGATSVSGTAFVETAYGYEWGNRWRDFAIIVAFAIGLFIAHLVMSELVASEASKGEVLVFRRSKMRKRGVRHRADEEAGSTSCQKLEKPSESNDNSTEDVQKQVSIFHWENVNYEVQIKGETRQILDSVDGWIKPGTLTALMGVSGAGKTTLLDVLASRTTMGVISGNMLVDGRDRDGSFQRKTGYVMQQDIHLETSTVREALELSAILRQPPEYTRQERLAYVGHVINLLEMSEYADAVVGFPGSGLNVEQRKRLTIGVELAARPKLLLFLDEPTSGLDSQTSWSICDLMEKLTRNGQAILCTVHQPSSLLFQRFDRLLLLAKGGRTVYFGDIGQDSHILVDYFERNGGPKVSPGANPAEYMLAAIGAAPGAATAIDWPSVWRESPEFAAVQEELGRLRTLANQPSVGMSSSDGNQQTFAAPFWTQLHVVTKRVAQQYWRSPAYIYPKAVLTVGGAILIGFSFFKADNTLQGLQNQMFGVFVFLFVIIQLIFQIFPMFIIQRTLYEARERQSKTYAWQAFMLSNILVEMAWNALMAIFCFLVWYYPVGLYRNAEWTDAVHIRSFHTLLLILASFLFASSFAHVLIAGAPGEEIAGALGALFSIMLYAFCGILASPDALPRFWIFMYRVNPFTYLVSSLMATTIGQAPAFCAESEFQVFDAPAGQTCGDYLSQYMAANGGYVQDPQAVDVCRYCRLDNTNEYLVGINATWSTRWRDFGLLWVFIGFNIVAAISLYWLLRVPKSRGKRKAA
- a CDS encoding FAD-dependent monooxygenase sdcF gives rise to the protein MFALFGMFLLAGAVEFVHSAQEPNNTSQSSSSPHAYPQTKEHSCCQLLANDFAPHLSYSGDATYEQFLNGYWSEASKLQPDCIFTATVGQDVALAIGLLSKSQCKFAVRGGGHTGWSGAANTDTGITFDLSQLNETIVASDRTSVAIGAGARWDDVYDKLDALCLHVAGGRYPTVGVSGFILGGGFSFFSQRYGWGCDTVISFELVMADGTLETISASNKPDLFRALKGGSNNFGIVTAFHLKVFPGGDFLQGVVTYDADHVTSVLTAFAETASTPIEQYDPYSVYLLLFSWQKQADDSVTRSISNWLIHTKVSTSNTTTNTIPPFLSKLAHAAPQLNNTLAIQPLHTFLSSVASQDNPLSPVASSSI